The following are encoded in a window of Psilocybe cubensis strain MGC-MH-2018 chromosome 4, whole genome shotgun sequence genomic DNA:
- a CDS encoding 1-hydroxy-2-glutathionyl-2-methyl-3-butene dehydrogenase, producing MPHNPFVLVTPGATRGLGVALTRQYLRTTNLPVYASHRTGATDNEIKKLILEPIEKVDPERLNLLHLDLTSEDSIASAAHSLNESLEAKGLTDAYIHTAFITGGMLVPEKKPSDLDWDAIKETFQINTISHMLIIKHFSRFLPSPSIKNLETPAKWAHVSARVGSIQDNMRGGWYSYRSSKAALNQVMKTFDLYLEQSSAKAMCVGVHPGTVKTDLSKGFWDSAVRQESFEAIDAATNLINVVENLSLQQRGKVWDWAGKEVPW from the coding sequence ATGCCCCATAATCCGTTTGTTCTCGTCACCCCAGGTGCCACTCGCGGTCTTGGTGTTGCACTCACACGCCAGTATCTGCGCACCACAAACCTGCCTGTTTATGCCAGTCACCGAACGGGGGCGACAGATAATGAGATTAAGAAACTGATACTCGAGCCTATAGAAAAGGTTGATCCTGAACGCCTGAACCTTCTTCATCTCGACCTCACGTCAGAGGATAGCATTGCGTCTGCGGCCCACAGCCTCAACGAGTCGCTCGAAGCAAAGGGGTTGACAGACGCATATATCCACACCGCATTCATCACAGGGGGCATGCTCGTACCTGAGAAGAAGCCCTCTGATCTAGACTGGGACGCTATCAAGGAGACTTTCCAGATCAACACGATATCGCACATGCTCATCATAAAGCACTTTTCGCGCTTCCTCCCCAGCCCCTCCATCAAGAATTTGGAAACCCCGGCCAAGTGGGCCCATGTTTCAGCGCGGGTTGGGTCTATCCAGGATAATATGCGTGGCGGGTGGTATTCGTACCGCTCCTCCAAGGCGGCGCTCAACCAGGTCATGAAAACCTTTGATCTGTACCTTGAGCAGAGCAGTGCCAAGGCTATGTGTGTTGGCGTGCACCCTGGGACTGTCAAGACCGACTTGAGCAAGGGATTTTGGGACTCTGCTGTCAGACAAGAGTCTTTTGAGGCTATAGATGCAGCCACAAATCTGATCAACGTCGTTGAAAATCTATCGCTGCAGCAACGCGGCAAGGTTTGGGATTGGGCTGGCAAAGAGGTTCCTTGGTAA